The Betta splendens chromosome 24, fBetSpl5.4, whole genome shotgun sequence DNA window cacacacacacacacacacacacacacacacacacacacacacacacacacacagctggacacCCCCTCACCCTCTTGAGTCTTACCATACGGTGTCACCCAGCTGCTCGgggccctcctcttcctcgtcctcgtcgtccccctcctccgcctcctcatcctcctcctccttctgactCATTGGCCTGTTTCTGCTCTTTAACCTGAGGCTCATCCATCATTGGGAGGTCATACATACAATAGCTGCACCGACACCCAGAACAGGTTGTTTATGTTACTGGAGCGTCTGTTCTTTAACAGTGACACTTGTTGGAGAAATAGGCCTGAACTGTCTGAAGTCACATCCGACCCGTGTTGAACTTTAAGCAGATCTGCTTTGTAATGCATGACATAATGTCCCTAAGGACCTAACAGCTGCAAATCTTTGTCTGCAGCTGACCTAAATAATGCACTAGGGCTGTACATCGTTCAGGAATTCTGGTGACCTGTTGGAAGGATGAATCTTTATGGCCATTAATCAGATACTTTGAGATAAGGCCCAGCGTTCCTGCTGGGTAACAGATCTGTTACTGTGACAGAGCTGGTGACGAGTGGACTGCTCACCTTTAaaggttaaacacacacagaattcATTTAGGACTGAGCCTCTTAAACTTAGTCTTAGTTTAAGACTCTTAGTCTTAAACCAAGTTGTTCTCTTCTGTTTATCAGATGATAGGATTCTTGGTTAGACAGATGTTTGGTTGTGAAGGGTCATAAAATGAGATTAATGAccttcagagcagctgaagagTTCACTGATCCACAGACAGCTTCTTcaaagtgttttgtgttttatgtcatTTGAGTCCCAACAATCCTGGTTTAGACTCTAATGAAGGTGTTTGTAGTGTAGTGATGACAGGTTCTCCATTTCTGAATCTCAGTGACACATAGAAGCATCACAAAacttccatccattcattctcAGAACCGTTTGGAAAAAGTTTAAAGATACAGTATTTAACCCAATTTAGTACAAGTGGACTGGatgaggtacagtatgtagaggGTTGGATTCTAGCTGGAAGGTCTTAACAGAACTATGACAGAGGCTCTGGGCTCTCTCAGATCAGCTGGTTCTGGAGTCTCTTACGGGTCATAATGACGACTGCACCTTTCAGAGCAGCTACATTGTTTTCAAGCTATCAATGACAGTGACCTTTTTCTGTCTTCCTTTTGAGAGTTATCACACGTGGAGTCAGACGTGCTGTCACAGACACAGTAACTCTGAGAAACGCATGTAGAAGCATGTGAGTTTGGTCTGGATGACAAGTAAAGTGGTAAAGTCGTAACTGATCACGTTCACCAACTCTATAAAAACCACATTGGTTCCACGCAGAGCGAGCAGACGTTTATAGACGTCTCCACCCTGTTGTTGGGTTTTATCAGTTTTGATAAAACAGCTGAGCTCTTCATTTATAAACAGTGACTGTAACTGTttgctcatcctcctctgatATGATTCAGTTTGGACGCTCtggcccaacacacacatattgtacagtacTGGAAtcagtcctgtctccttcctcttcaccctgtacacctcacacttcaggtccaactcagagtcctgtcatctccagaacttctctggtgactctgctattgtaggaggtatccagggtggtgatgtcacagagtatcacggagtggtggacagctttgtggacatgtggacagaaccactttcaactgaacatcagtaaaactaaggagctggtgatggagtttaggaaatctgtgagtgctgtcaccgctctcactatttaaaatgaagaggtggaggtggtaaaagagtacaaatacctgggagtgaacaataaactggactagAAAAAggactcctcagctgtgaaccagaAGGATGttcttcctgaggaggctcaggtcctttaacgtagcatgaatgtagcagacagtaacagactggacaaagtgatcaggagggctggttctgttctgaggtggagctggacccctacatgctgtagctgagaggaggatgctggtccaactcctctctatagacaacacctccacccccacacagtgtgtggctggacagaggagcaccttcagccacagctgatcagtattaggttctccacagaacgccactggagaaccttcctaccggtgccatcagcctgtacaactgctccttctctgtaagggttgaccTTCAATCTTGTAATAGTTAGCTAGTAATtttgatgtgaatgtgtgtgtgtgtgtgtgtgtgtgtatctgtgacctttttatttttaattccccATACTTCCTTGTGTGTACCTGTAACTGTGATGATGAACAGACAGAAACGTTCATTCAGATTAaatcattgtttctgctctttcagTCTCAGTTCTGAACTGATCTCTGTAACAGTAAACATCCTAACGTCTGTGTTAGAGGTGATTCTAGGATTCTTACCTGTGACGTGaagcatcagaaccagaactaaAGACGCTTGAATCCATCTGAGTTCAACCATCCTGCTTCTCGTCTCTTCTTCAACGTCTGACAGACTCAGTGAAGTCGTTTCCTCTCATTGACCAGTTGAGGTGTCGCTTCCTCTAAATGACTTCatcaaataatgtttttttgttctctcAACTAATTTTCTTAAAGATGTAACGTTTTAACTCCAGGAAAGAATCAAACACTTCAACACGTGATGGTGACGAtaggaaacaaacaacaaaacgttTATTTACTGTTTATCAGAAAACAGAGAGGATCGATGGAGTTTGACATCACATCAACTGTGTGGTGGGAGAGAAGCTAAATCTGGTCTGTTACTGGTCTGAGATCAGTTCTCATTATAGCTACAAACACATGTTTGCGTGTGAGCTGAGTGGAAACGTTTAACAAAGAAGCTGATATCATCACATAAAACGGACGTGTGGTTAACACCTGAATGTTTAACTTCACGTCTTTAAGAAACGGAAGACGTTACATTTAAAGGAAGCGACACCTCAACTGGTCAATGAGAGGAAACGACTTCACTGAGTCTGTCAGACGTTGAAGAAGAGACAAGAAGCAGGATGGTGGAACTCAGATGGATTCAAGCGTCTttagttctggttctgatgcttCACGTCACAGGTAAGAATCCTAGAATCACCTCTAACACAGACGTTAGGATGTTTACTGTTACAGAGATCAGTTCAGAACTGAGActgaaagagcagaaacaacGATTTGATCTGAATGAACATTTCTgtctgttcatcatcatcatcatcatcatcatcatcatcgtcatcaggACAGTATCTACACGTCACTGTCGGACAAAGAGATGACGTCACTTTAACCTGTGGAAACGGGTTAAAACATCTGGATCAGTGTGATGGAATCACCTGGACGTTCAGTGGTTCAGAACGTTCAGCATCAGTTACATTGTTTGAACATGGGAAGATTCATGAAGCAGCCAAATCTAAATCAAACAGACTGAGGCTCACAGAGAAATGTTCTCTGGTCATAAAGCAGGTCTTAGTTCAGGATGTGGGTCAATACGTCTGCGAACAGTTTGATGCATCAGGACGAGGTCTAGGAGGAgactctgtgtttctctctgttgTTTCCAGTGAGTATTTTACCTTTATCGTCATGTTTGTGCTGATGGatcagtgtctgtgttcattATGATGATGAATGACTGCTGTCACAGCAGCGTCCATCAGACCTGCTCcaacctgcagcttcctgttggtTCTGCTCCAGCAGTGAATGAAGCTCAGGTTGAACTGGGCTCTAACGTTGGACTACAAACACATGAAGACTCAGACTATGGAGGTGACATCACATtcattcctctctgtctttgtcttaaCAGTAACTGGACAGTTTTACCGCTTCACTGTGAGACCTGGAGACGACGTCACTTTACCCTGTGGGAACATGATCTATGATCAGCATCAATGTGACAAAACTGATTGGCTGTTTGTTGGATTAGGACGTTCACCAGCAGTTTCACTGTTTGAATATGGAAAGATTAAAGGAGCAGCTGCATTTAAACCAGTCAGACTGAGAGTTACAGAGAAATGTTCTCTGGTTGTAGAGAAGGTCACACATCAGCATGAAGGTCTTTACGTCTGCAGACAGTTTGATGGATCAGAACAAATAGGTGGAGATGCTCACGTTGACTTGTCTGTTGTTTCCAGTGAGTATTTACATCAATGAACTGAACCGTTCTAATAATTCTGAACCAGTGAAGTTCATTTCactcttgtctttgtgtctcaATCATCGTCTCCAGACTCTGAACATCAGAACACAGATGAGGTGACTTTAAGCTGCTCTGTGCAGAGATATGGttcatgcagacacacagtgaagtgGCTGAAAActaacacacagtcacagagtgaCTGTTCTGCTACTGTGACGTTCACCACATCTCAGCTTCAGACGCTTTCAGACTCACTGACGTGTGAAGTGACCGATGATGACGGGAGGAAGCAGACGTTTCCCTTCAGACGATCAGCGACTGCTACTGAACCAACACCTTCAGAACCCTCAGACGtggtctcctccaccagcgctactaaaccaccaccaccaacaacaacaacaccaaccaccgagcctccacctccagaaCCCTCAGACGtggtctcctccaccagcagacGTGACCCAACCAAACCACAGGGTACTGACCATCTCACTGGTCACACGCTTTGTTGCTTAGTGTCACTGTTGACTTGGCTTCATGTCGCTGTTGTTGTTCAGGCGACACAACAGGAACCAAAGCATCAGCAGAGACAACCAGCACCGACCCAGACCCTCACACAGGTTCTGTATCACATTTACTTCTGTCAGTGGCTTTTCAGAGCtttgagctgtttgtgtttcgtTGCATCAGGTCTTAGTGTAGTTTAGTCAGAGGCATCTGCTGACTcatcagaaccagcacagaCCTGCAGAACCGAGGCTCAGCTCCTCAGTCCATGTGTCCAGAGACCAGCTGCAGGTCATGAGGTCGGACTGAACCACAGTCGCCTGCAGTGAGACGCTGCCGAGCAGCTTCTGTCACATCGGGGACAGACGGCACCAGAACCAGGATTTGTTCTGGCTCCTGAACACTGGAGCTGGAACAGAACATTTGAACACGTGCTTCATTGTTTGCAGGTTTCCCTCATGTGCTGAGGTCCATCATGGTGTCTGTGGCTTTAGCAGCGCTGATCATTTCTGTTGTTACCGTCAACATGTGGACGAGAACTAAAGGTCAGAACATTCACAGGAACATTTGTGCTGTTATTGGTTCTACTGACGCTGAACTGGACCCGATTTGTCTTTGTCTCATCAGGGAACAAGAAGCAGATGGAAGAAATCTGTGTAAGTTTAAGGTC harbors:
- the LOC121202014 gene encoding mucin-2-like, which codes for MIYDQHQCDKTDWLFVGLGRSPAVSLFEYGKIKGAAAFKPVRLRVTEKCSLVVEKVTHQHEGLYVCRQFDGSEQIGGDAHVDLSVVSNSEHQNTDEVTLSCSVQRYGSCRHTVKWLKTNTQSQSDCSATVTFTTSQLQTLSDSLTCEVTDDDGRKQTFPFRRSATATEPTPSEPSDVVSSTSATKPPPPTTTTPTTEPPPPEPSDVVSSTSRRDPTKPQGDTTGTKASAETTSTDPDPHTGFPHVLRSIMVSVALAALIISVVTVNMWTRTKGNKKQMEEICVCDDDEVNYENDGVSSASV